From the genome of Wolbachia endosymbiont (group B) of Parapoynx stratiotata, one region includes:
- a CDS encoding NAD(P)H-dependent flavin oxidoreductase gives MLSSLWKKGTNFLGSEFAIMGGAMSWVSERNLVSAISNAGGFGVIACGAMFPDLLKKEIIETQKLTNKPFGVNLITMHPKLSELIDVCIETKVSHIVLAGGLPTKPNIEKIKSAGIEVMCFAPALSLAKRLVKMGVDALIIEGMEAGGHIGPVSTSVLAQEILPHFKNEKTPVFVAGGIGRGEMIVNYLEMGASGCQIGTLFVCTNESIAHKNFKEVFIKSAARNAVSSVQISADFPVIPVRAIANKASDDFMEHQRDIIDKYQNGEISKEDGQLEIEKFWAGALRRAVIDGDVETGSLMAGQSVGMVDREKPVKEVIDMLVQQASNYVEM, from the coding sequence ATGTTAAGTAGCCTCTGGAAAAAAGGAACAAATTTTCTCGGTAGTGAGTTTGCCATAATGGGTGGTGCTATGAGCTGGGTTTCAGAGAGAAATTTGGTTTCAGCAATCTCAAATGCTGGTGGATTTGGCGTGATTGCTTGCGGTGCAATGTTTCCAGACTTACTGAAAAAAGAAATCATAGAGACACAGAAATTAACTAACAAACCATTTGGTGTAAATCTAATTACTATGCACCCAAAGTTGAGTGAGTTGATAGATGTGTGCATTGAAACGAAAGTAAGCCATATAGTGCTTGCCGGTGGACTACCAACGAAGCCTAATATAGAAAAAATCAAGAGTGCGGGCATTGAAGTTATGTGTTTTGCACCAGCATTAAGCCTCGCGAAAAGGTTAGTAAAAATGGGAGTAGATGCGTTAATAATAGAAGGTATGGAAGCAGGAGGACATATCGGTCCTGTTAGCACTTCTGTTCTCGCACAAGAGATATTACCTCATTTTAAAAATGAGAAAACACCGGTATTTGTTGCAGGTGGAATAGGAAGAGGCGAAATGATAGTGAACTACCTAGAAATGGGAGCAAGTGGCTGTCAAATAGGTACATTATTTGTCTGCACGAATGAGTCAATCGCTCACAAAAATTTTAAAGAAGTATTCATCAAATCAGCTGCGCGTAATGCTGTATCTTCTGTGCAGATTAGTGCTGATTTCCCTGTAATTCCAGTAAGGGCTATAGCTAACAAAGCAAGTGACGATTTTATGGAGCATCAAAGAGACATTATTGATAAATATCAAAATGGAGAAATCTCAAAAGAAGATGGGCAGCTTGAAATAGAAAAGTTCTGGGCTGGAGCTTTAAGAAGGGCAGTAATTGATGGAGATGTTGAAACAGGATCTTTAATGGCCGGTCAAAGTGTTGGCATGGTTGATAGAGAAAAGCCTGTAAAAGAAGTGATAGATATGTTAGTTCAACAGGCAAGCAATTATGTTGAAATGTAA
- a CDS encoding cytochrome b, with translation MKDNKYSLGLRIIHWLMSAFIIGMLCSGLYMKSLPISSEIKFSIYAVHKACGITVLGLIIVRIFFRVFTYVPPLPANFSRFVINASKTIHFGLYALMVLMPLSGYVMSSASSKEIKYFFHIPLLINHNEDLASAANQLHSILAYFMILFIALHIIGALKHTFIDKQNIFKRMI, from the coding sequence ATGAAAGACAATAAATATAGTTTAGGTTTAAGGATCATTCATTGGTTAATGTCTGCTTTTATTATTGGCATGCTTTGTTCTGGGCTGTACATGAAAAGTTTGCCGATTAGCAGTGAAATTAAATTCAGCATATACGCTGTTCATAAGGCTTGTGGTATCACCGTTCTTGGATTAATTATAGTACGTATATTTTTTCGCGTCTTTACTTATGTTCCGCCATTACCAGCCAATTTTTCTCGATTTGTAATCAATGCGAGCAAAACGATACACTTTGGTTTATATGCTTTGATGGTGCTAATGCCACTATCTGGTTATGTCATGTCTTCTGCTTCTAGCAAAGAGATCAAATATTTTTTCCATATCCCTTTATTAATTAACCATAATGAAGATCTAGCTAGTGCAGCTAATCAGTTACACTCGATACTTGCATATTTTATGATACTCTTTATAGCCTTGCATATAATTGGTGCTTTAAAACACACATTTATAGATAAACAAAACATTTTTAAACGTATGATATAG
- a CDS encoding NADH-quinone oxidoreductase subunit D: protein MPDLKTMMLNFGPQHPAAHGVLRLVLEMDGEVIERADPHIGLLHRGTEKLIEHKTYLQALPYFDRLDYVSPMSQEHAYSLCVEKLLQCEIPIRAKYLRVLFCELTRILNHLLNISSQALDVGAMTPLLWLFEEREKILEFYERASGARFHAAYIRPGGLAADIPEGLIEDIAKFIEQFPKYIDDVDELLTENRIWKQRTVGISEISIKQALDWGFSGPMLRAAGLAWDLRKSQPYEIYDQLDFDIPIGQNGDCYDRYLVRMAEIRQSISLVKQCVEKIPEGPIKTEDRKISPPPRAEMKTSMEAMIHHFKLYSEGYSVPEGEAYTAVEAPKGEFGVYIVSDGTNRPYRCRIRAPGFAHLQALDFMAKGHMLADIAAIIGSLDIVFGEIDR from the coding sequence ATGCCTGATCTAAAGACAATGATGCTAAACTTTGGCCCTCAGCACCCAGCTGCACACGGGGTGTTACGTCTTGTTTTAGAGATGGATGGTGAAGTGATCGAGAGGGCAGATCCCCACATTGGACTTTTGCATCGCGGCACTGAGAAGTTAATAGAACATAAAACATATCTTCAAGCTCTGCCTTACTTTGACCGCCTTGATTATGTGTCACCAATGTCACAAGAGCATGCATATTCGTTGTGTGTAGAGAAATTGTTGCAATGTGAAATTCCAATTAGAGCAAAATATTTGCGTGTTTTGTTTTGTGAGCTGACAAGAATACTAAATCATTTACTAAATATATCTTCTCAAGCACTTGATGTTGGGGCGATGACTCCTCTTTTATGGCTCTTTGAAGAGAGAGAAAAAATACTCGAGTTCTATGAAAGGGCCTCAGGTGCAAGATTTCACGCAGCTTATATAAGGCCAGGTGGACTTGCAGCAGATATCCCAGAAGGTTTGATTGAAGATATTGCAAAATTTATAGAGCAATTTCCAAAGTATATAGATGATGTTGATGAACTTTTAACGGAAAATAGAATATGGAAGCAACGCACTGTAGGAATTAGTGAAATATCAATAAAACAGGCGCTTGATTGGGGCTTTAGTGGACCAATGCTCCGTGCTGCTGGGCTTGCTTGGGATCTGCGAAAAAGCCAGCCATATGAGATATATGATCAGCTAGATTTTGATATACCAATTGGCCAAAATGGTGACTGTTATGACCGTTATTTAGTAAGAATGGCGGAGATTAGGCAATCTATCAGCTTGGTGAAGCAATGCGTAGAGAAGATACCTGAAGGGCCAATAAAAACTGAAGATAGAAAAATTTCTCCACCGCCAAGAGCAGAAATGAAAACATCGATGGAGGCTATGATCCATCATTTTAAGCTTTATTCAGAAGGATATAGTGTACCAGAAGGTGAAGCTTACACAGCTGTTGAGGCACCAAAAGGCGAGTTTGGAGTATATATAGTTTCAGATGGTACCAATAGACCTTATAGATGTCGAATAAGAGCACCTGGCTTTGCGCATTTACAAGCCTTAGACTTCATGGCAAAAGGACATATGCTTGCTGATATTGCAGCAATTATCGGTTCACTCGATATAGTCTTTGGTGAGATTGACAGGTAA
- the recJ gene encoding single-stranded-DNA-specific exonuclease RecJ, giving the protein MLLDIEKRSITNALWKLQEADQREIFTLIQRFELPEILARILVARGVNIENAHDFLHPLIRSLLPDPFHLLDMDKAVSHIIKAINNNENIAIFGDYDVDGATSSALINRYLRAIGTHSIIYIPDRVDEGYGLNTDALLQLKKNGIDLCISVDCGTLAYQPIEDAKVFGLDIIVVDHHLGTEKLPSAVAVVNPNRLDESSSYTNLAAVGVSFLLIVALNRSLREQGFFTNKKEPDLFDLLDLVALGTVCDVMQITGLNRAFVLQGLKVMSARKNVGLRVLFDALGILEKPSVSRLGFSIGPCINAGGRIGEASLGARLLSTDDDDAHSIALKLIDLNNARKMLENEAILEATTQAGKFAQLGVNFIMVSGNWHQGIIGIIASRLKEQFHLPTIVISLNNGIGKASCRSISGVDIGAAVLSAKFTNLIIEGGGHSMAAGFSIKEDKISDLHDFFTERFANSTNDKTIKADGIVTAKAINLSLWNQLQRLEPFGVGNPEPRFIIQGAKIRKPEVIGVDHIKCFIADDNVMVKAIAFRSANTELGSAIMQGNVKSILGKISMNYWNGNEFVQFLIEDVLTIS; this is encoded by the coding sequence ATGCTACTTGATATTGAAAAACGCAGCATAACAAATGCACTGTGGAAGTTACAAGAAGCAGATCAAAGGGAGATTTTTACTCTTATACAGAGATTTGAGTTGCCAGAAATATTAGCAAGAATATTAGTTGCTCGTGGTGTTAACATAGAAAATGCACATGACTTCTTACACCCACTAATCAGATCGCTATTACCAGATCCCTTTCACCTCCTTGATATGGATAAAGCTGTTTCTCACATAATAAAAGCAATAAACAATAATGAGAATATTGCAATATTTGGTGATTACGATGTTGATGGTGCAACGTCATCAGCATTGATTAATAGGTACCTAAGAGCGATTGGGACACACTCTATAATCTATATTCCAGATCGTGTTGATGAGGGCTATGGATTGAACACAGATGCTTTATTACAACTTAAAAAGAATGGTATTGATTTATGTATTTCTGTTGATTGCGGTACGCTTGCATATCAACCAATAGAAGATGCAAAAGTCTTTGGACTTGATATTATAGTTGTCGACCATCACCTTGGAACAGAAAAATTACCAAGTGCTGTAGCAGTTGTTAATCCCAACCGCCTTGATGAGAGCTCTTCTTATACTAATCTTGCAGCAGTTGGAGTGTCATTTCTGCTAATTGTTGCTCTTAATAGAAGCCTACGTGAGCAAGGATTTTTTACCAACAAAAAAGAACCAGATTTATTTGATCTACTGGATTTGGTTGCTCTTGGAACTGTTTGCGATGTTATGCAGATTACAGGCCTAAATAGGGCTTTTGTTTTACAAGGATTAAAAGTTATGTCAGCAAGAAAAAATGTTGGCTTACGTGTTTTGTTTGACGCTTTGGGAATCCTTGAAAAACCAAGTGTTTCACGATTAGGGTTTAGCATTGGACCGTGCATAAATGCCGGAGGAAGAATTGGAGAAGCATCGCTCGGTGCAAGGTTGCTTTCCACCGATGATGATGATGCACATTCAATCGCGCTAAAATTAATAGATTTAAATAATGCAAGAAAAATGCTAGAAAATGAGGCTATTTTGGAAGCTACAACACAAGCAGGAAAATTTGCACAATTAGGTGTAAATTTTATAATGGTAAGTGGCAACTGGCACCAGGGAATAATTGGTATAATTGCATCAAGACTAAAGGAGCAATTTCACTTACCAACGATAGTAATATCTTTAAATAATGGAATAGGAAAAGCAAGCTGCAGATCAATTTCTGGGGTAGATATTGGTGCTGCGGTTCTTTCTGCAAAATTTACCAACCTAATCATTGAAGGTGGTGGTCACAGTATGGCAGCAGGATTTTCGATTAAGGAAGATAAAATAAGTGATCTACATGATTTCTTTACTGAAAGATTTGCAAACTCCACAAACGATAAAACTATAAAAGCTGATGGTATAGTAACAGCTAAAGCAATAAACTTATCCCTGTGGAATCAATTGCAACGCTTAGAGCCATTTGGTGTTGGCAATCCTGAACCGAGATTTATCATCCAAGGAGCAAAGATAAGAAAGCCGGAAGTTATAGGAGTTGATCATATAAAATGTTTTATTGCTGATGATAATGTTATGGTAAAAGCTATTGCGTTTCGCTCTGCAAATACCGAGCTTGGCTCTGCTATCATGCAGGGAAATGTTAAATCAATTTTAGGTAAAATCTCTATGAATTATTGGAATGGAAATGAATTTGTGCAGTTTTTAATAGAGGATGTATTGACCATTAGTTGA
- the miaB gene encoding tRNA (N6-isopentenyl adenosine(37)-C2)-methylthiotransferase MiaB, with amino-acid sequence MKGLYIKTYGCQMNVYDSILMENIVKPLGFNVVSDAEQADLVILNTCHIREKAAEKLYSELGRIHSSQKNKEMTIVVAGCVAQAEGEEVFRRAPFVDIVVGPQSISALPELIVKASRSKGHVINTDFPEVAKFDKLPDECYGNSQGSSAFLAIQEGCDKFCTFCVVPYTRGAEYSRPVNEIFRETLKLVANGAREINLLGQNVNAYHGECEGEVWDLGKLISHIAKIEKLERIRYTTSHPRDMHESLYLVHAEESKLMPFVHLPVQSGSNKILHAMNRKHTAEEYLGIIDRLRKLKPEIEFSSDFIVGFPGETEKDFEKTMKLVEKIKYAQAYSFKYSPRPGTPGAERKDQVPEEVKTERLLRLQKLISEQQLEFNQSMIGKTVSVLFSDKKGKHQNQIIGKSPYMQSVCVDDPDDKYKDKIVNVRILEARQNSLLGCAA; translated from the coding sequence ATGAAAGGCCTATATATTAAAACTTACGGCTGTCAGATGAACGTTTATGACTCCATTTTAATGGAGAATATAGTTAAGCCTTTAGGGTTCAACGTTGTTAGTGATGCAGAACAAGCTGATTTGGTGATATTGAATACTTGTCATATTAGAGAAAAGGCAGCAGAAAAGCTTTACTCAGAGCTTGGAAGAATCCATTCATCACAAAAAAATAAGGAAATGACCATAGTGGTGGCTGGATGTGTAGCGCAAGCAGAGGGAGAAGAAGTGTTCAGAAGGGCTCCTTTTGTTGATATTGTTGTTGGTCCGCAGAGTATTTCTGCTTTACCGGAGTTAATAGTCAAAGCAAGCAGAAGTAAAGGTCATGTAATAAATACTGATTTTCCAGAAGTTGCGAAGTTTGATAAATTGCCAGATGAATGCTATGGCAATAGCCAGGGGTCTTCTGCGTTTCTTGCCATACAAGAAGGTTGTGATAAATTTTGTACGTTTTGTGTGGTACCATATACACGCGGGGCTGAGTATTCACGACCAGTAAATGAAATATTCCGTGAAACATTGAAGTTAGTTGCAAATGGGGCAAGGGAAATCAATTTGCTCGGTCAAAATGTTAATGCTTATCATGGAGAGTGCGAAGGAGAGGTGTGGGATTTAGGAAAATTAATTAGTCACATTGCTAAAATTGAAAAGCTAGAAAGAATCCGCTACACAACTTCTCATCCAAGAGATATGCACGAATCTCTCTACTTGGTACATGCGGAGGAATCAAAACTCATGCCGTTTGTTCACCTACCTGTGCAGTCAGGTTCGAATAAAATATTGCATGCAATGAATAGAAAACACACGGCAGAGGAATATTTGGGAATAATAGACAGATTGCGCAAATTGAAACCTGAAATTGAATTTTCTTCTGATTTTATCGTTGGCTTTCCTGGAGAAACTGAAAAAGATTTTGAAAAAACTATGAAATTAGTAGAAAAAATAAAATATGCTCAGGCTTATAGTTTTAAATATAGCCCAAGGCCAGGAACGCCAGGTGCGGAAAGAAAAGATCAAGTACCAGAAGAGGTTAAAACAGAGCGCCTTCTTCGTTTACAGAAATTAATTAGTGAACAACAACTTGAATTTAACCAGAGTATGATAGGCAAAACTGTATCTGTTCTATTCAGTGATAAAAAAGGTAAACACCAAAATCAAATTATTGGTAAAAGCCCATACATGCAATCAGTATGCGTTGATGATCCTGACGATAAATACAAAGATAAAATAGTAAATGTAAGGATATTGGAAGCTCGGCAAAATAGTTTGTTGGGATGCGCTGCCTAA
- the ileS gene encoding isoleucine--tRNA ligase — MNMKYYPDTSSSPDFSLLEKEIIKFWQENKIFEQSVEKRSKDHCFVFYDGPPFANGLPHYGHLLTGFIKDAFARYQTMLQKRVERRFGWDCHGLPAEMGAEKELRISGRTEIEKFGIEKFNNHCRTSVMKFSSEWEKYVNRQARWVDFHNDYKTMDKSFMESVMWAFKQLYDKGLVYESIRVVPYSWACETPLSNFETRLDNAYREKISKAVTVAFELLENPKQFKQKCRLLAWTTTPWTLPSNLALAVGEDIEYCMVLVNGEVCIFAESYLEKFVSHCEQSNIQYENCNTKLKASDLAGLSYKPLFDYFKDTKNAFRVFIADYVTGEDGTGVVHTAPGFGEEDFYLCQSHDIRAVCPIDNGGKFTAEVSDLTGVHVFDANDTVIKKLKRQGSWFKTEQYIHNYPHCWRTDTPLIYRTMPSWYVAVTKFKSRMVELNKRVNWIPNHIRDGQFGKWLEGARDWSISRNRFWGTPIPVWKSDDAKYPRVDVYGSIAELERDFNVKIDDLHRPFIDTLTRPNPDDPTGKSVMRRVPDVFDCWFESGSMPFAQVHYPFENKEWFEKNFPADFITEYIAQTRGWFYTLFVLSTALFDSEPFKNCICHGVVLDVKGQKLSKRLNNYADPMEVFDKYGSDALRFLMLSGSIVCGGNLLLDKEGNLVRDVLKNVIKPIWNSYHFFTMYANADGIKAEICQDYQSTIDRYMISKCFEAVEGIQASMNNYNSQEACKILTDFFEVLNNWYIRRSRERFWKSDLDQDKTDAYNVLYTVFYYMLRAAAPLLPLITETIWQGLKYKETSVHLADFPQSDRYDSELIAKMDLVREICNSALSIRNTFNIRIRQPLGSMTIYHRSSCDFLENEYQEIIRDEVNVKKLELVNRLEDIASLELKLNFPLLGKKIADKIKKLVQYVKEEKWKQIENEQIFLGDETENYTIEKGEYELLLKANSEYSSVFDNNKGIVILSTELDDELILEGLARDVVRLIQETRKQADFHISDRIRVIIKTEDEKIKEAINTWVEYIKEQTLALSLDINKEIEADFYSKEYQGLTVGIKLIKLQS, encoded by the coding sequence ATGAATATGAAGTATTATCCTGATACAAGCAGCAGTCCTGATTTTTCATTGCTAGAAAAGGAAATCATAAAATTTTGGCAGGAAAATAAAATTTTTGAGCAGTCAGTCGAGAAACGTTCCAAGGATCATTGTTTTGTATTTTATGATGGGCCTCCGTTTGCAAATGGACTTCCGCATTACGGACACTTGCTTACTGGTTTTATAAAAGATGCATTTGCAAGATATCAAACTATGCTGCAAAAAAGGGTTGAACGCAGATTTGGTTGGGATTGCCATGGGCTACCGGCTGAGATGGGCGCGGAAAAGGAACTTAGAATATCTGGTAGAACTGAGATAGAGAAATTTGGCATTGAAAAATTCAATAATCATTGCCGTACTTCTGTGATGAAATTTTCATCAGAATGGGAGAAGTATGTAAATAGACAAGCAAGATGGGTAGATTTTCACAATGACTATAAGACTATGGATAAGTCATTCATGGAGTCGGTCATGTGGGCATTTAAGCAGCTTTATGATAAAGGTCTGGTGTATGAATCAATACGCGTTGTTCCCTATAGCTGGGCGTGCGAAACTCCACTCTCTAATTTTGAAACAAGGCTTGATAATGCATATAGAGAAAAAATTAGCAAAGCTGTAACTGTTGCTTTTGAACTTTTAGAAAATCCAAAGCAATTTAAACAAAAATGTAGATTACTTGCTTGGACTACAACGCCTTGGACGTTGCCGAGCAATCTTGCACTGGCAGTAGGGGAGGATATTGAGTATTGTATGGTGTTAGTAAATGGTGAAGTCTGCATCTTTGCTGAAAGTTATTTAGAGAAATTTGTCAGCCACTGTGAACAAAGCAATATTCAATATGAAAACTGTAATACAAAACTTAAAGCGAGTGATCTTGCAGGTCTTTCCTATAAACCACTGTTTGATTACTTTAAAGATACAAAAAATGCGTTCCGTGTTTTCATTGCTGATTATGTTACAGGAGAAGATGGTACTGGTGTTGTGCACACTGCTCCTGGATTTGGTGAAGAAGATTTTTACCTTTGCCAAAGCCATGATATTCGAGCTGTTTGTCCAATTGATAACGGTGGGAAATTTACTGCAGAAGTTTCGGATTTAACAGGAGTTCATGTTTTTGATGCCAATGATACAGTAATCAAGAAATTAAAAAGGCAGGGGAGCTGGTTTAAAACTGAGCAATATATTCACAATTATCCACACTGCTGGAGAACTGACACTCCTTTAATCTACCGCACTATGCCTTCTTGGTATGTTGCCGTTACAAAATTCAAAAGCAGAATGGTAGAGCTAAATAAGAGAGTTAATTGGATACCAAACCACATTAGAGATGGTCAATTTGGAAAATGGCTTGAAGGAGCGCGCGACTGGTCTATTTCACGCAATCGATTCTGGGGTACTCCAATTCCTGTGTGGAAATCAGACGATGCAAAATATCCAAGAGTGGATGTGTATGGCTCAATAGCAGAACTAGAGCGAGACTTTAATGTTAAGATAGATGACTTGCACAGACCGTTTATCGATACTTTGACGAGACCAAATCCTGATGATCCAACAGGAAAATCAGTTATGCGTCGTGTGCCTGATGTGTTTGATTGTTGGTTTGAGTCTGGCTCGATGCCGTTCGCGCAAGTTCACTATCCGTTTGAAAATAAAGAATGGTTCGAGAAAAATTTCCCTGCGGATTTTATCACTGAATATATAGCACAAACAAGAGGATGGTTCTATACGCTTTTTGTGCTTTCCACTGCTTTATTTGACAGTGAGCCATTTAAGAACTGCATATGCCACGGTGTGGTTCTTGATGTGAAAGGGCAGAAATTATCCAAACGTCTGAATAATTATGCGGACCCAATGGAAGTGTTTGACAAATATGGTTCTGATGCGCTGCGTTTTCTTATGCTGTCTGGTTCCATTGTCTGCGGTGGTAATTTACTACTCGACAAAGAAGGAAATTTAGTGCGTGATGTTCTGAAAAACGTAATAAAACCTATTTGGAACAGTTATCACTTTTTTACTATGTATGCAAATGCAGATGGAATTAAAGCTGAGATTTGTCAAGATTATCAAAGTACTATTGATCGCTACATGATTTCAAAATGTTTTGAAGCTGTGGAAGGCATCCAAGCTTCTATGAACAACTATAACTCTCAGGAAGCTTGCAAAATCTTGACAGATTTTTTTGAAGTGCTAAATAATTGGTATATTCGTCGCAGTCGCGAGCGTTTTTGGAAAAGTGACTTAGATCAAGATAAAACCGACGCTTATAATGTGCTATACACAGTTTTTTATTACATGCTTCGAGCTGCAGCTCCTTTGTTGCCACTCATAACAGAGACTATATGGCAAGGGCTTAAGTACAAAGAAACATCTGTTCATTTGGCTGATTTTCCACAATCAGATAGATATGACAGTGAACTCATTGCCAAGATGGATTTGGTAAGAGAGATATGTAACTCTGCATTATCCATCAGAAATACGTTTAATATACGCATCAGGCAGCCACTTGGCAGTATGACCATTTATCATAGGTCTTCCTGCGATTTCCTTGAAAATGAATATCAAGAGATAATAAGAGATGAGGTAAATGTAAAAAAATTAGAATTAGTAAACAGACTTGAAGATATTGCATCACTAGAGCTAAAACTAAATTTTCCGCTACTTGGTAAGAAGATTGCAGATAAAATCAAGAAACTAGTTCAATATGTCAAAGAAGAAAAGTGGAAGCAAATTGAGAATGAGCAAATATTTCTGGGGGATGAAACAGAGAACTATACTATAGAAAAAGGTGAATATGAACTATTGTTAAAAGCAAACAGTGAATATTCTTCTGTATTTGATAACAATAAAGGGATTGTTATTCTGAGCACTGAGCTCGATGATGAACTAATTCTAGAAGGGCTTGCGAGAGATGTTGTGAGGCTTATTCAAGAAACTAGAAAACAAGCTGATTTTCATATATCAGATAGAATCAGAGTAATAATCAAAACAGAAGATGAAAAAATTAAGGAAGCAATAAATACATGGGTTGAATATATAAAAGAGCAGACTCTTGCCTTATCTTTGGACATTAATAAAGAGATCGAAGCCGATTTCTATTCTAAGGAATACCAAGGTTTGACAGTTGGTATTAAGTTAATAAAGTTGCAAAGTTAG